From one Trifolium pratense cultivar HEN17-A07 linkage group LG1, ARS_RC_1.1, whole genome shotgun sequence genomic stretch:
- the LOC123887134 gene encoding cytochrome P450 71A1-like has translation MGILYLVLLYLLPIFIIFIIHIHKTKSTRRTSLIPPGPKPLPIIGNLHQIDPSSPHQSLWQLSQHYGPIMSLHLGNIPTLVVSSARMAKEVLKTHDLKFASRPAFLGLRKLTYNGLDLGFAPYSPYWREMKKLCVLHLFSSQRIHSFRPIRENEVAQLIQKLSQYDGDEKGVNLSEILMFLTNTIICKIAFGKKYDFDYEEEVEFGSGQRRSKLQVLLNEAQALLTEFYFSDNFLLLGWVDRVRGTLRRLDKTFKELDLIYQRVIDDHMDNLARPKSKEQEVADIIDIFLQMMNNHSLSFDLTLNHIKAILMNIFLAGTDTSAATVVWAMTALMNNPRVMNKVQMEIKNLYEDKDFINEDDIEKLPYLKLVVKETLRLFPPSPLLLPRETIENCYIDGYEIKPKTLVHVNAWAIARDPDNWEDPEDFYPERFFTSSIDFKGKNFELIPFGSGRRMCPAMNMGVVTVELILANLVHSFDWKLPNDFDKEQVLDTQVKPGITMHKKIDLYLVPRKRSP, from the exons ATGGGGATTCTATATCTTGTGCTTCTTTATCTCTTGCCAATCTTTATTATATTCATCATCCATATACACAAAACAAAGAGTACTAGAAGAACATCATTAATTCCACCAGGTCCTAAACCACTTCCTATAATTGGAAATCTACACCAAATTGACCCTTCATCACCACATCAATCCCTATGGCAACTTTCCCAACACTATGGACCTATCATGTCTTTGCACCTTGGCAATATACCAACCTTAGTTGTTTCCTCAGCAAGAATGGCAAAAGAAGTGTTAAAAACACATGACCTGAAATTTGCAAGTAGACCAGCTTTCCTAGGACTAAGAAAATTGACTTACAATGGTTTAGATTTGGGGTTTGCACCTTATAGTCCTTATTGGAGAGAAATGAAAAAACTATGTGTTCTTCACCTTTTTAGCTCTCAACGTATTCATTCTTTTAGACCCATTAGAGAAAATGAAGTTGCCCAATTGATTCAAAAGTTGTCACAATATGATGGTGATGAAAAAGGTGTGAACTTGAGTGAAATATTGATGTTTTTGACAAATACAATTATATGTAAGATAGCTTTTGggaaaaaatatgattttgattatgaggaagaagttgaattTGGAAGTGGACAAAGGAGAAGTAAATTGCAAGTTTTGCTTAATGAAGCTCAAGCTTTGTTAACTGAATTTTACTTTTCagataattttcttttgttggGTTGGGTTGATAGAGTCAGAGGAACTCTTAGGAGGCTTGATAAAACTTTCAAGGAATTGGATTTGATATACCAAAGAGTCATTGATGATCATATGGATAATTTAGCAAGACCTAAAAGCAAGGAACAAGAAGTGGCTGATAtcattgatatatttttgcaaATGATGAATAATCACTCACTCTCTTTTGATCTCACTCTTAACCACATCAAAGCTATACTTATG AACATTTTTTTAGCAGGAACAGACACAAGTGCAGCAACAGTGGTTTGGGCTATGACAGCATTGATGAACAATCCTAGAGTGATGAACAAGGTTCAAATGGAAATCAAAAACTTATATGAAGACAAAGATTTCATAAATGAAGATGATATTGAAAAGCTACCTTATCTTAAATTAGTGGTGAAAGAAACATTGAGATTATTCCCTCCATCACCATTACTATTGCCAAGAGAAACTATAGAAA attGTTACATAGATGGTTATGAGATTAAACCAAAAACTCTTGTGCATGTTAATGCATGGGCCATTGCAAGAGATCCCGATAATTGGGAAGACCCCGAAGATTTTTATCCCGAAAGATTTTTTACGAGTTCAATTGATTTTAAAGGGAAGAATTTTGAGTTGATTCCATTTGGAAGTGGAAGAAGAATGTGTCCTGCAATGAACATGGGAGTTGTGACTGTTGAGCTTATACTTGCTAATCTTGTTCACTCTTTTGATTGGAAATTACCTAATGATTTTGATAAGGAACAAGTATTGGATACACAAGTGAAACCAGGAATCACTATGCATAAGAAAATTGATCTTTACCTTGTTCCTAGGAAAAGATCACCATAG
- the LOC123887143 gene encoding reticulon-like protein B21: MNKSNFLQISFVFVFIHFHSCSFVFIRLGFHSFSFTSFSWVCDVHFCVGLCFFVWVFILLLLGVFIVPKICSSYSAQLTAYDFKDSGPKEEEHISFPQTQSKLQSLVDLIMWRDVSRSAFVFGIGTFIIISSSYARDINLSLISAISYLGLVYLAVIFLYRSLICR, from the exons atgaataaatcaaacttcctccaaatttcattcgttttcgttttcattcattttcattcttgttcattcgttttcattcgcttgggttttcattcgttttcattcacGTCGTTTTCGTGGGTCTGTGATGTTCATTTCTGTGTGGGTCTGTGTTTTTTTGTGTgggttttcattcttcttctgcttGGAGTTTTTATCGTACCAAAGATCTGCTCTTCGTATTCAGCACAGTTAACTGCTTATG ATTTTAAAGATTCGGGTCCAAAGGAAGAAGAACATATTAGCTTTCCACAAACCCAAAGCAAGTTGCAGAGTCTAG tggatTTAATAATGTGGAGAGATGTTTCAAGATCAGCATTTGTGTTTGGTATTGGAACATTCATTATAATCTCATCTTCTTATGCAAGGGATATCAATTTGAG TCTTATTTCTGCAATCTCCTATTTAGGCCTTGTCTACCTTGCAGTTATCTTCCTCTATAGATCCCTAATTTGcaggtaa